One genomic region from Rosa rugosa chromosome 1, drRosRugo1.1, whole genome shotgun sequence encodes:
- the LOC133726670 gene encoding receptor-like protein 7 has protein sequence MGSSLCVVSVLVLVLVVLSFHFVVANSSRSLQQPSCHDEESSALLQFKQRIVIDPYASFYHGAYPKISTWKPPLEGENKTCCSWDGVECDEKTGHVIGLDLSGSFLYGSINSNNTLFCLVHLERLNLADNDFNSSQIPPTIRNFPRLRYLNLSMSGFSGHVPYEVSQLSKLISLDLSQNDNMFLDERFLRSLTQNLTGLEKLDLSYMNISVPDTLANLSHLTSLSLNTCGMFGKIPFSLGNLRHLIYLDLGSNIFTGQIPASLGNLTQLTELWLSLNQLSGHIPASLGNLTQLTELGLYSNQLSGPIPASLGNLIRLTELWLSFNQLSGPIPASLGNLTRLTELWLYSNNFNGSIPQSLFNLINLQSLYLDYNHLSGTVEFHKFVKLQKLTSLDLSSNHLEVLTESKSLNNATIALPKFEYLRLSWCNLREFPSFLRSQMTLIELDLSGNKLQGQVPIWIWNTSTQTLRALNISHNFLSGFVQSPAVLPWANLEMLDLSFNMFSELLLLTSVASIIYYNIASNKLTGQVSPMICNMTSLKYLDLSNNKLVGDLPQCGGNFSVQLEYLKLENNSFHGIFPQSYTSGSNLRMMDISYNNFYGQLPRSLANCASLEILVVSHNKFNDTFPVWLGAVPELKILTMDHNMFYGVIVKHLTFPMLRILDLSYNNFLGEFPFGYVFSRNGTSITDDLEYYHTNDFTYYENVFLYYSITIMSKGVERYYPKIQEDLILIDISSNNFEGKIPEFIGTLKGIWSLNISNNSLTGSIPSSLGNLSRLESLDLSHNKLSGPVPRGIHFTTFDSTSYQGNQGLCGDVLPKKCENYEGTQLPPSTSEDNDSDAGIELDCKFVVAGFASGLLVGVVLADFVITKWNVRFIEIVAVLVRLSKRMRRPRN, from the exons ATGGGGTCATCCTTGTGTGTGGTTTCagtactagtactagtactagttGTGTTATCGTTTCATTTTGTGGTTGCAAACTCATCACGCTCTTTGCAGCAGCCATCTTGCCATGATGAAGAGAGCTCTGCCTTGCTCCAGTTCAAGCAAAGAATTGTCATCGACCCATATGCTTCATTTTACCATGGTGCTTATCCGAAGATTTCAACATGGAAACCACCTCTTGAAGGAGAAAACAAGACATGTTGCTCATGGGATGGGGTCGAGTGTGATGAGAAGACGGGTCATGTAATTGGGCTTGATCTCAGTGGTAGTTTTCTCTACGGCTCTATCAACTCCAACAACACCCTCTTCTGTCTTGTTCATCTTGAGAGGCTCAACCTTGCTGACAATGATTtcaattcctctcaaattcctCCTACCATTAGGAACTTTCCAAGGCTCAGGTATCTCAATCTCTCTATGTCGGGCTTTTCTGGTCATGTCCCATATGAAGTTTCACAATTGTCTAAGTTGATATCTCTAGATTTATCTCAAAATGATAATATGTTTTTAGATGAAAGATTCTTGAGAAGTCTAACTCAAAACTTAACTGGCCTAGAAAAACTTGATCTTTCTTACATGAATATATCAGTGCCCGACACCTTGGCCAATTTGTCACATTTGACATCCCTCTCCCTTAATACTTGCGGCATGTTCGGCAAAATACCATTTTCTCTTGGTAATCTTAGACATCTCATCTATTTGGACCTTGGAAGTAATATATTTACTGGTCAAATCCCTGCTTCCTTGGGAAACCTTACCCAACTAACAGAACTTTGGCTTTCTTTAAATCAATTATCTGGCCACATCCCTGCTTCCTTGGGAAACCTTACCCAACTAACAGAACTTGGGCTTTATTCAAATCAATTATCTGGCCCCATCCCTGCTTCCTTGGGAAACCTTATCCGACTAACAGAACTTTGGCTTTCTTTTAATCAATTATCTGGCCCCATCCCTGCTTCCTTGGGAAACCTTACCCGACTAACAGAACTTTGGCTTTATAGTAATAATTTTAATGGTTCAATTCCTCAGTCCTTGTTCAATCTCATTAATCTCCAGTCCCTTTATCTAGATTATAATCATTTGAGCGGTACAGTAGAGTTCCATAAGTTTGTTAAGCTACAAAAACTCACCTCTCTAGATCTATCAAGTAATCATCTGGAAGTGCTCACGGAATCCAAATCTTTGAATAATGCAACTATTGCACTTCCGAAGTTCGAGTATCTAAGATTGAGTTGGTGCAACCTAAGAGAGTTCCCAAGTTTCCTGAGATCTCAAATGACATTGATCGAGTTGGATCTTTCTGGAAACAAATTGCAAGGCCAAGTGCCAATTTGGATATGGAACACAAGCACACAAACTCTACGGGCGTTGAACATTTCTCATAACTTTCTGTCAGGCTTTGTGCAATCTCCAGCTGTTCTTCCATGGGCTAACCTAGAAATGTTAGACCTTTCATTCAACATGTTTTCTGAATTATTATTGTTAACTTCAGTTGCATCCATCATATACTATAACATTGCAAGCAACAAATTAACGGGACAAGTTTCACCAATGATTTGCAATATGACTTCTCTTAAATACCTTGATTTGTCAAACAACAAGTTGGTTGGCGATCTCCCGCAATGTGGGGGGAACTTTAGTGTTCAACTGGAATATCTCAAACTTGAAAACAACTCATTTCATGGAATTTTTCCTCAATCATACACCAGTGGAAGCAATTTAAGGATGATGGATATTAGTTACAACAATTTCTATGGGCAACTACCGAGGTCGCTAGcgaattgtgcaagtcttgaaATTTTAGTCGTTTCACACAATAAATTTAATGATACATTCCCCGTTTGGTTAGGGGCTGTCCCTgagttgaaaattttgacaatgGACCACAATATGTTCTATGGAGTGATTGTGAAACATCTCACTTTCCCGATGCTGCGTATTCTTGATTTGTCTTACAATAATTTCTTAGGTGAGTTTCCATTTGGATACGTTTTCTCTAGAAATGGGACAAGTATCACTGATGATTTGGAGTATTACCACACTAATGACTTCACATATTACGAAAATGTTTTCTTATATTACTCAATCACAATAATGAGTAAAGGTGTGGAGAGATACTACCCGAAAATTCAAGAGGACTTGATACTCATTGACATCTCAAGCAACAATTTTGAAGGGAAGATTCCTGAATTCATTGGGACACTAAAGGGGATTTGGTCGCTCAATATCTCCAATAACAGTCTCACCGGTAGCATCCCCTCATCCTTGGGCAACTTATCAAGGCTTGAATCGTTGGATCTTTCACATAACAAGCTCTCTG GCCCTGTACCAAGGGGAATCCACTTCACTACATTTGACAGCACTTCATATCAAGGAAACCAAGGATTGTGCGGAGACGTACTGCCAAAGAAATGTGAAAATTATGAGGGCACTCAACTTCCACCTTCAACATCAGAAGATAATGACTCGGACGCTGGAATTGAATTGGATTGCAAATTTGTTGTGGCAGGGTTTGCGAGTGGCTTGTTGGTGGGAGTGGTTCTTGCAGACTTTGTGATTACCAAGTGGAATGTGCGGTTCATTGAAATTGTTGCGGTATTGGTTAGACTATCAAAAAGGATGAGAAGGCCCAGAAATTGA
- the LOC133707064 gene encoding uncharacterized protein LOC133707064 — protein sequence MFKMASRKVIIVALMLVAIIGVAMAESPAPSKASKNPKKDTESDGNDGSPSASPPNPKDSSSSTSSADAPKAKDSSSSSSSADAPKAKDSSSSSSSSASSPKGSDSSSSAQSPKSDKGGSSSSPTSSPSPKASPANAPDSSSSGGSSGKSAPSPKQSPSPKASPGPSSDSSDGGSSGGGSGSGGGKASPPKGSGSSSGGSSSGSAKAPTPSGGSGGKAPSPKGSGSSSSDSSDSSSSSSSSGSSSKPPKGSSSSSSDDSSSTSSAPVPDSSAATSPPVPTDDTTTGSDSPVVPPSEAPKSAAARKVSTAGAAATIVVVAGFFAF from the coding sequence ATGTTCAAAATGGCGAGTAGGAAAGTGATCATTGTCGCTCTCATGTTGGTTGCCATTATCGGAGTTGCCATGGCGGAGTCACCAGCACCCTCCAAGGCCTCAAAGAATCCGAAAAAAGACACGGAAAGCGACGGCAACGACGGTTCTCCATCAGCATCACCCCCTAACCCGAAAGACTCGTCCTCCTCAACATCATCGGCCGATGCCCCCAAGGCGAAAGACTCgtcctcctcatcatcatcgGCCGATGCCCCCAAGGCGAAAGActcatcctcctcctcatcatcatcagcatCATCCCCGAAGGGCTCGGACTCGTCTTCATCGGCACAGTCACCCAAGTCCGACAAGGGGGGCTCCTCATCCTCTCCCACTTCTTCACCATCTCCTAAGGCATCTCCCGCCAACGCACCagactcttcttcttccggcgGCTCAAGCGGCAAATCAGCACCATCCCCCAAACAGTCTCCTTCACCTAAAGCGTCTCCGGGACCTTCATCCGACTCTTCCGATGGCGGTAGCAGCGGCGGCGGAAGCGGCAGCGGCGGAGGCAAAGCATCACCACCCAAGGGGTCAGGATCTTCCTCTGGCGGTAGCAGTAGCGGCAGCGCTAAAGCACCAACTCCCTCTGGCGGTAGCGGCGGCAAAGCACCGTCACCCAAGGGGTCAGGATCTTCATCATCTGATTCATCTgactcatcatcttcatcttcatcttcaggcAGCAGCAGCAAGCCACCCAAGGGGTCATCATCATCCAGCTCCGACGACTCCTCTTCAACCTCCTCCGCACCGGTACCAGACTCGTCGGCTGCAACATCTCCCCCCGTCCCCACCGATGACACCACTACCGGTAGTGATTCCCCTGTTGTTCCTCCCAGTGAGGCTCCGAAATCTGCTGCTGCGAGAAAGGTCTCCACCGCTGGCGCCGCCGCGACTATCGTAGTGGTCGCTGGCTTCTTTGCTTTCTGA
- the LOC133734420 gene encoding pentatricopeptide repeat-containing protein At3g61520, mitochondrial-like — translation MAKRTNHLCTNPNSDPNQPPQDDDSLITQVLQLLRPNEKDWNFDQLHTLLFPNSTSPSPRSFFLITRRLGAPSKALKFFDYVSENVAGTPPGSKALLSSAFQALLELTLQEPTSEKKLFELYKMAKDRNVPLNIKAAGLLVRSMGAAGMEDEALTVFNELHLGLKTTHIRNVVIGMLLKIGRVDDALKVLDEMLHPGPEAKFRVDDFTGDVVIGSLLRREQIGMSVSEEEIVELVSKFGKHGVFPNNTILTKLVTVLCRNRKVGIAWDVLHDVMKMGGAVEATSCNALLTALGRDNDFKRMSELMAKMEEMGIKPDVITFGILINRLCKSRRIDVALEVFEKMSGGVKGVSAELDVIVYNTLIDVLCKVGRQEEGLRLWIPICLFVIERRDE, via the coding sequence ATGGCGAAGCGAACCAACCACCTCTGCACCAATCCCAATTCTGATCCGAACCAACCACCCCAAGATGACGATTCCCTCATAACCCAAGTCCTCCAACTCCTCCGACCCAATGAGAAAGACTGGAACTTTGACCAACTCCACACCCTCCTCTTCCCCAACTCAACCTCTCCTTCTCCTCGCTCCTTTTTCCTCATCACTCGCCGCCTCGGTGCTCCCTCCAAAGCCCTCAAATTCTTCGATTACGTCTCCGAAAACGTTGCAGGAACCCCTCCAGGATCCAAGGCTTTGCTTTCCTCCGCATTCCAGGCCCTTCTGGAGCTCACATTGCAAGAGCCCACCTCGGAAAAGAAGCTCTTTGAGCTTTACAAGATGGCCAAGGACCGGAATGTCCCGCTGAATATCAAGGCCGCAGGTCTGCTTGTTCGGTCCATGGGCGCGGCTGGGATGGAGGACGAGGCTCTCACAGTGTTTAACGAGCTTCATTTGGGGTTGAAAACTACTCATATTCGCAATGTAGTGATTGGGATGTTGCTGAAGATTGGGCGAGTAGATGATGCACTGAAGGTGCTCGACGAAATGCTTCACCCAGGGCCAGAAGCGAAGTTTCGGGTTGATGACTTTACCGGCGATGTTGTGATCGGCTCATTATTGAGGAGAGAGCAGATAGGGATGAGTGTCAGTGAGGAAGAAATTGTGGAGTTGGTGTCGAAATTTGGTAAGCATGGTGTGTTTCCTAATAACACAATACTTACGAAATTGGTCACTGTTTTGTGTAGGAATAGGAAGGTTGGTATTGCTTGGGATGTTCTACATGATGTCATGAAGATGGGTGGTGCTGTAGAAGCTACTTCGTGCAATGCGCTTTTGACAGCTTTGGGAAGAGATAATGATTTTAAGAGGATGAGTGAGCTTATGGCGAAGATGGAAGAGATGGGCATTAAGCCCGATGttataacttttggtattcTTATTAATCGGTTATGCAAGTCCAGGAGAATAGATGTTGCCTTGGAGGTGTTTGAAAAGATGAGTGGAGGGGTAAAGGGGGTTTCCGCTGAACTAGATGTGATCGTCTATAACACTCTGATTGATGTACTTTGCAAAGTGGGAAGGCAGGAAGAAGGATTGCGTTTGTGGATTCCGATATGCCTTTTTGTGATAGAAAGGAGAGATGAGTAG
- the LOC133707072 gene encoding pectate lyase-like — protein sequence METQLSMLVILLASFLTATTFVSSQLQDPDLVVQEVHRNINASRRQLAYSSCGSGNPIDDCWRCDPNWEQNRQRLADCAIGFGKDAIGGRKGRIYVVSDSGDDDPVNPRPGTIRHAVIQDEPLWIIFKRDMVIQLKQELVMNSFKTIDGRGASVHIANGPCITIHHVTNIIIHGINIHDCKQAGNGDIRDSPSHAGWWTQSDGDGVSIFGGKHIWVDHCSLSNCHDGLIDAIHGSTAITISNNFMTHHDKVMLLGHSDSFTEDKGMQVTVAFNHFGEGLVQRMPRCRHGYFHVVNNDYTHWEMYAIGGSAAPTILSQGNRFLAPDRSFDKEVTKHEDAPESEWKRWNWRSEGDLLLNGAFFRQSGAGASSSYARASSLSGRPSSLVGAMTVTAGALNCRRGSRC from the exons ATGGAAACCCAGCTCTCAATGTTGGTTATTCTCCTCGCTTCTTTTCTAACTGCAACTACTTTTGTTTCCTCCCAACTTCAAGACCCTGATCTAGTAGTACAGGAGGTCCACAG GAATATCAATGCATCTAGGAGGCAGCTGGCCTATTCCTCATGTGGAAGTGGCAACCCCATAGACGACTGCTGGCGGTGCGACCCTAACTGGGAACAAAACCGCCAGCGCTTGGCCGATTGCGCCATCGGCTTCGGCAAGGACGCAATTGGCGGGAGAAAAGGCCGAATCTACGTAGTCTCCGACTCAGGCGACGACGACCCTGTGAACCCTAGGCCCGGAACCATCCGACACGCCGTGATACAAGACGAGCCACTGTGGATCATTTTCAAGAGGGACATGGTGATCCAGCTGAAGCAAGAGCTGGTCATGAACTCGTTCAAGACCATAGACGGTAGAGGTGCGAGTGTTCACATTGCCAATGGACCATGCATCACCATACATCATGTCACCAACATCATCATCCATGGGATCAACATACACGACTGTAAGCAGGCCGGGAACGGAGACATTAGGGACTCCCCGAGCCACGCCGGGTGGTGGACGCAGTCCGACGGGGACGGCGTGTCGATTTTCGGAGGGAAGCACATTTGGGTTGACCATTGCTCGCTGTCAAATTGTCACGATGGACTCATCGATGCCATACATGGATCGACGGCCATCACGATTTCGAACAACTTCATGACGCATCATGACAAGGTTATGCTTTTAGGGCACAGTGATTCGTTTACGGAAGACAAGGGCATGCAGGTCACTGTTGCGTTTAATCACTTTGGAGAAGGGCTCGTGCAAAGAATGCCAAG GTGTAGACATGGATATTTTCATGTGGTGAACAATGACTATACACATTGGGAGATGTATGCAATAGGAGGGAGTGCTGCCCCAACCATCTTAAGTCAAGGCAATAGATTTCTTGCACCGGATAGAAGTTTCGATAAAGAG GTGACAAAACATGAGGATGCGCCGGAAAGTGAGTGGAAGAGGTGGAACTGGAGATCCGAGGGGGATTTGCTGCTGAACGGCGCATTTTTCCGGCAATCGGGTGCCGGTGCATCGTCAAGCTATGCGAGGGCGTCGAGTCTCAGTGGAAGACCTTCTTCTCTTGTGGGTGCGATGACTGTCACTGCCGGTGCACTTAACTGCCGGAGAGGATCCCGCTGCTAA
- the LOC133726668 gene encoding mitochondrial inner membrane protease ATP23-like has product MADEPTPEPGTSTSSSAVNGGKTVNECQDMIRRSLRTPMVKFLLEHLEKSGCGIGDGFIKAVHCEKKIAGGYTRGGGIMVCSNHMNMQDEVNQVVIHELIHAFDDCRAANLNWANCAHHACSEIRAGHLSGDCHYKREFLRGFMKIRGHEQDCVRRRVMKSVTANPYCSEAAAKDAMEAVWDVCYNDTQPFDRAP; this is encoded by the exons ATGGCAGACGAACCCACCCCAGAACCCGGAACCAgcacctcctcctccgccgTCAACGGCGGAAAGACCGTCAACGAATGCCAGGACATGATTCGGAGAAGCCTCCGAA cTCCGATGGTGAAGTTTCTGCTGGAGCATCTGGAGAAATCTGGGTGTGGGATTGGGGACGGGTTCATCAAGGCCGTTCATTGCGAGAAGAAGATTGCCGGAGGATACACCCGAGGCGGAGGG ATAATGGTGTGTAGTAATCACATGAACATGCAAGATGAGGTCAACCAAGTAGTGATACATGAGCTAATTCATGCTTTTGATGATTGTCGGGCTGCAAACTTGAACTGGGCTAATTGCGCTCATCATGCTTGTAGCGAG ATTCGTGCTGGCCATCTTAGTGGTGATTGCCACTATAAACGTGAATTTTTGCGCGGTTTTATGAAGATTCGAGGCCATGAACAA GATTGCGTGAGACGGAGAGTTATGAAATCGGTCACTGCTAATCCCTACTGCTCAGAAGCAGCAGCAAAGGATGCCATGGAAGCTGTGTGGGATGTTTGTTACAATGATACGCAGCCCTTTGACAGAGCCCCTTGA
- the LOC133726671 gene encoding zinc finger protein CONSTANS-LIKE 8 translates to MCHHNKNSPPPNLHHHVKFQTRSISMMKMIKEEEEEEEIKPVKKASLKPKRSAAAARKSRSRRRKPKYLSLRSSRLSARNDVVAASSADTDSKMTAATTTTAVTRLGHQLNLFPLHPELNAAEADHQSDDNVALLFESDGGATLHGLLTSADTATTTTTSTMSSDHDQTESSYGYRRGMERGDDIVRSAMRGSGGDRSVEKWVCYSELVKEEVELTATTTSSASTCCSVGDDRKSHRDQRLALKLDYEEVLNAWSDKGSLYIKTEDGEPPPQTVPDLLQDQLFHHLHDSTANIEDLWRVPEEGGSGSGSGSLERKIQRQASLLRYKRKRENRLFSKRIRYEVRKLNAEKRPRMKGRFVKSS, encoded by the exons ATGTGCCACCACAACAAGAACAGTCCACCTCCGAATCTTCATCATCACGTGAAATTTCAAACCAGGTCGATTTCtatgatgaagatgatcaaggaggaagaagaagaagaagaaatcaagcCGGTAAAGAAAGCTTCACTGAAACCGAAGCGATCAGCGGCGGCGGCGCGGAAATCGAGGAGCCGGAGAAGAAAACCGAAGTACTTGAGCCTCCGCTCGTCGCGGCTCTCCGCCCGAAACGACGTCGTCGCCGCCTCCTCCGCCGATACGGATTCCAAGATGACTGCTGCTACTACTACTACGGCGGTGACGCGCCTCGGCCACCAGCTCAATTTGTTTCCGTTGCATCCGGAGCTGAACGCGGCGGAGGCGGATCACCAGTCCGACGACAACGTGGCTCTGCTGTTCGAATCCGACGGCGGAGCCACTCTCCACGGGCTGCTCACCTCCGCCgacaccgccaccaccaccacgacGTCGACAATGTCGTCCGATCACGACCAGACCGAGTCCAGTTACGGCTACCGCCGCGGAATGGAACGCGGCGACGATATCGTACGGTCGGCGATGAGGGGCAGCGGAGGAGATCGGAGCGTGGAGAAGTGGGTGTGTTACTCGGAGCTGGTCAAGGAGGAGGTTGAGTTAACGGCGACTACGACGAGCTCGGCGAGCACGTGTTGCAGTGTCGGCGATGATCGGAAAAGTCATCGGGATCAACGACTGGCGTTGAAGCTTGACTATGAGGAGGTGTTGAATGCTTGGTCCGATAAGGGCTCGCTGTACATTAAAACCGAAGACGGCGAACCGCCGCCGCAAACGGTGCCGGACTTGCTTCAGGATCAGCTCTTTCACCACCTCCATGATTCCACTGCCAAT ATTGAGGATTTATGGAGGGTGCCCGAAGAGGGTGGGAGTGGGAGTGGTAGCGGTAGCTTGGAGAGGAAGATTCAAAGACAGGCGAGTTTATTGAGATACAAGCGGAAAAGGGAGAACAGGCTGTTTTCTAAGCGGATTCGGTATGAAGTTCGGAAGCTAAATGCCGAGAAACGACCCCGTATGAAG GGTCGGTTTGTGAAGAGTAGTTGA